The genomic DNA TGATGAACGCATGCGCAGCAGCCAAAACTAGCTCCACAACTAGATTTACTCCAGTTTTCTACCACAGTTAAAAGCTTCCAGTGTGGTTTTATACGTCTGCAGTGTTTGAAACCGGTCCAGAACATGTTCCGGACTGGTTTACTGGTCCGAACCGCGTTCactttactaacgtgggtcataaCTCTCATTCTGTTTTTGAGCAACACCGGTGAGTTTTAACGGCTAAGAAGGATTTTATTCATTAATTTGTGTCGTCATTCTTTTAACTGTTGTTATTTCTGAGTGTTCGCGTTGGAATTTCCTTTTTCCTAAAAGATGTTTCTGCTCTTCCGGTCAATTCATCCAGAttttaataaacacacacacacgcccacacacacacacacacacacacacacacacacacaagctgctaCATCAGTGATGAAAACCTGTTTTCATCCCAAACGTCTAAAACTGCAAACTAATCAGTGTTCAGGTAaactgtaaagcgctttggagtcctgactctgaggCGCTACACAGGTGCGGGTCCTTTATCAGTTAAACTAATGTGGAGCTCAGCGGCTGAACGGAAAACATTCCAGGATTCCTTATTGTTGTCATTCTGATCGTGAAGTCTTGTGATGGGTGCAGATTTGCGGAGATGTGAGGAGCGAGGAGAGCTGCTGCCGCCGGCTCTGTTCTTCCTGCTCGTCACGTTGTCGGTGCTCCTGTACTTCACCGTCTCCTTAATGGATCCAGGATTCGTTCTCTCCGACACGCTAAAGGTGAGCTCCAGCCAGTAAGAGAGTCACGTTTCGCCTTAAACACCCGACTGCCGTACTCCGGGTGAAAGGGTCACAGTGGATGTGAGGATTTGCAGATGTGCACCATGTGACCCAAACCTGTCTCTTACGCAGACCGGTCAGGGTATAGGTGAAGAAACGGAGTTGATGATTTCTCAGCCGTCGACCCCTCGGCTGCGGCGctgtggcttctgtctgctgcaggtAAGCTGCCACCAGAGTTCCTCAGCGGTGTCACACTTCTCCTCATCCAGCATTTTTCTTTAAACACCTAAACCTTCTTGTAACCCCCTGATGTTGTCCAAGGTAGCAGTTCTCTGTGTTTTTCTTTGGGATTTGGCAACTTTTCTCTGTTTTCGTCCTTCAAAATCATCaaatcaaaatttatttatgaagcgcttttcatgcaaatgcagctcaaagcgctttacaatattaaacaCAACCAGgcagcagtcggtttcccacccctcccacacagattcacatcagagatcccctttgtttctccctcctcccacccacccacccacccacccccacacacacacacacacacacacacacacacacacacacacacacacacacacacacacacacacacacacacacacacacacacacacacacacacacgtgccaggtcttctgcatgagagtcagacatcttacaaggtgagctacgcaCCAGTAACATTTggcgtatctgtaacatttatatccttgatgacagctgaaacaacgttcaaagaacgattcggagcgaaaatggctattttgttgctaatttgcaggaaatatctagaagaaagttctacagaaagtagctaagggtcctcagaaatgtagctagctttgtcactaggcattaggaacagcgacaaagtggcactgcctctctctctgctgctaaagctactgatggcAAATGCTACggactatgcctgagcgtgaacgcgcatgaagcagcctgctcgacccgagcagctctctttctgtgattttacagaaaaacaggcaatcacagtaaaaatgccagggctcattctacaggaccagggcattgcaggagaatgtatgaagaagacatttattatttctatacatgttttggctgtcaaacttctttatagtccctttaaaggggcattatggaagtttgacagccaaaacatgtatagaaataataatttgtcgctgttcctaatgcctagtgatgaacctagctacatttctgacgacccttagctactttcttctagatatttcctgcaaattagcaacaaaatagccatttttgctccgaaccgttcttggaacgttgtttcagctgtcatcaaggatataaaagttacagatacacaaCACATCACTGAAGCTATAGCTCACCTGGTAAGATgtcagactctcgtgcagaagacccgggttcgattctggatgtgaacatagtttgtttGGAgtgtcttttttacattaatggtatatttttttacagtaagatgcccaaatttttatttgagacttgccgaacggcattgaattcacagataaaaaagatgtgggttcaactttcattttggaaaaatttttcaagcaagggaagggaatgatctgagcatgcaggaggactgacccatcataaacctttgtcggctgtgctgaagagaaagttacAAAACCAAATTAttcaattaattagctgcacgttctcctgtcctctgtcctccgggccacacacacacacacacacacacaggactgtctcagctgttattttcgttaaggagtgtgcatgtacagcatgcgcgcctcgtgcacgagcctactattgaagctgccgttacgcttttggcctgagggggcgatcgcgagcataaaaattctaaactccgtaaagtccctttaaagcagCTTTCCAGAGTTTCCCCTTTCAGTAACGATgtttgatttgtcagaaatctgtaaaagtgatgatctcatcatgtactgtgatataatgtaagcaatacgtgttTGTTGCTAGCCACGCCCCCTGCTCTGCAGAgccccgtgcaataggaaactgagcaccgaccagaactaaccaacagcgttagactaccgcttagatgcttcaaatgtAAGGATTACCTCGGCTGGGACAGTTTGCTGTTTTTGGCTCATctgcctttttgtttttgttctgagCAGCAGCCAATGAGAGCGAAGCACTGTCAGACGTGCACACGCTGCGTGCGGCGCTTCGACCACCACTGCCCGTGGATGGAGAACTGCGTTGGGGAGCGGAACCACCGCTGGTTCGTCGTCTACCTGCTGGTGCAGCTGCTGACTCTGCTGTGGGCTGTCCACATCGCCCTGTAAGTCTGCCGCGCCCCCTCCATCCATCTGCTCGTCTCTCGCGGGCCAGAGAAACGTCGTGTTGCATTCAGATGAGTCAAACCAGCCGGCTGTTGTAAAATCCCTAAAAGGATTTCTACAAGAATGTTCAGATTCTCTTGGAGAGGAACGCTTGTTCTCGAGGACAGCGGGTCTCTTTTAGAGCTTTGGATGATTTTAAAATCTGTATAAAAAGTGACTTTATGGTTTGTGCTCATGCACCAAGCTGCAGTTAGAGACCAGGAGAGGTGTGGCTGGGATCTGAATCtgcgtggtgttttgttattagacttctgtgctgcaatggattgtccataatgaactccatgttcagacataaaggtgtccatgtgtgctcttggcaccaggataccttaggccgcagctcaatgatcaactttattgttgtttcgtctgatctgcggccgcatgtcttgcacACTCAGGTGaaaagaggggcggagctgtcaactgaccactacctggtggtgagttggctcagatggtgggggaggatgccggtcagacctggcaggcccaaacgtattgtgagggtctgctgggaacgtctggcagagtctcctgtcagaaggagcttcaattcccacctccgaccgaACTTCCAAATGATAGGTTATGATGGTAGGCAGGCACCATCATCCTtcacagctgggatgagaatcagctcctctaaatctgagaccatggtcttgattcggaaaagggtagaatgccttctccgggtcagggatgaggtcctgcctcaagaggaggaagttaagtatctcggggtcttgttcacgagtgagggaaaactggagcgtgagatcgacaggcggattggtgctgcgtctgcagtgatgcgggcgttgtacaggtctgtcgtggtgaagagagagctgagtcagaaggcgaagctctcgatttaccggtcggtctacgtacgttcctaccctcacctatggtcatgagctttgggtagtgaccaaaagaacgagatcgcggatacaagcggccgaaatgagttttctccgaagagtggctgggctctcccttagagatagggtgagaagctcggtcatccgggaggggcttagagtagacccgctgttcctccacatcgagaggagccagttgaggtggctcgggcatctggtcaggatgcctcctggacgcctccctgctgaggttttccgggcacgtccaaccaggaggagacctaaaggtagacccaggacacggtggagggactatgtctctcacctggccagggaacgccttggacttcccccggaggagctggcccaagtggctggggagagggaagtctgggcctctcgccttaggctactgcccccgcgacccgactccagataagtggatgaaaatggatggatggtgtgtgtgtgtgtgagtaatgaGTTATGGCTTATACGGCCCCTCATCCACACTCTGAGTTTAAAATCGTCTCACTACAGTTGTGATTCATCTATGGTGACCCTTTGTGCCCTCAGCAGCGTTAGGATATCTTCCTCCACAACAGGATAAAGAGTCAGGGTCAGGCTGAATTAAAACAACAGACTTCAAGGAGAAAAGCTTCTATTCCTACGATAATCACCGCAGGGCTTCCCCAGCGATTTGGCCAGAGGACAGATCTAGTGGTTTACAAGCCAATGACCCTCCTAACCACTCATCTTTTTTACTCGTGTGCGTTTCAGCTCCGGGATTTTTCCAGGGGAGAAGTGGGGGCTGTGGTTCCAAGCCAATGGCGTTTTGCTGGTGGCGCTAGGCTTTGTTGGGATTTTCTCTGTGGTGGTGCTGCTTCTGCTGGGCTGCCACTTCTACctgatctccatcaactgcaccacctggGAGTTCATGTCCCGTCACAGGATCTCGTACCTGAAGGACCGGGGAGCAGAGGAGAACCCGTTTGACCGCGGCGTTTTCTGCAACCTGTGGGATTTCTTTTGCGTCTGCAGGACGGTGATGTGGGAACAGGTTCACAAGAAGGTCCCCGATTCTGTCTGAACACACTGAGAGGGTGCACCAAAGACAAATACCATTTCCTCTGGTTTCAGAAGCGGCCCTGAGCAGTTTCAAAGGATTTTCAAAGCTTCTGGCCTGTGGCTGTCTTCTTGAAGTAGCTTTTGTTTGGTTGAAAACCTGGTGTCTCCTCCACACAACGGTTAGTTTAGGAACAGTTATTGGGtcggtagggatgtgtattggtgaaattctggcgatacaatacgtattacgatacaggggagacgatacaatatatcacgatatattgcgatacattcagtcagacgatattggcgattttttagactaaatttattataggaaaattcaataaacagtccaaactgatacttgacatgtttaaccataacagagggatttacatttcaatgctgGAATcaaaacccattacacactgctgccaactagtggtcggcgtttgaattgcaccacaagaaaagaaaattcacaaatgtttccatgtaaattcttccaaaaattagatacgacACTTTGGAATATCGATACATTTTTgcaagaaaaaatatcacgatatattgcgatatcgatatttttgATACACTGCTTtttaatatcgatataatatcgctggggaaaatatcacgatatattgccataatcgacattttcttacatccctatgggTCGGTGAAGATAAACCTAAAGTCACCTGAGAGTCTTGTCTTTAGGTGTTACGACCCAGGTGTGTAGGGGACCTGTGGCGacatggaggacgcgtgacacaaGCGATGAAGGTTACCGAAGGTTTGTTTGCCGTGTCACCCTTCACCAAGTTCCTGATCTTTCTTTTCTCTTTGATTGTTGAGGCCAAAACAACACGAATGAACACAAACAGGTCGAAGCTGCAGAGTGTGGCTCCAAAGGTCCTTTATGCTCTGGCATCTGGTGATGGTGCAGCGCCATGGCAACGCACAAGAACAGTGGAACAGGCGCTCATGAAACATCACAGGTGGCCGTGGGAGAGCCGCATCTTAAACCAGGGAAGCACCGTGTGTGTGCATCAACATCGGCATCGATCCGATCAGTAAACCTGGGCCCGtatggtaatcatctcagaagcatacgtgtgtgtgtgtgtgtgtgtgtgtgtgtgtgtgtgtgtgtgtgtgtgtgtgtgtgtgtgtgtgtgtgtgtgtgtgtgtgtgtgtgtgtgtgtgtgtacagaacaTGTGGCAAATCCCACTTTatagaaataaagcaaaacattCAAAAATTCAGCTTTCAGTCTAACAGTGATTATTATGGGATGTCGATCATTTTAAACCAGAGAGGCTCTGAGTTAAAGCAGCTGAAGAAAATGTTCTGAAAGGTCTTCAGAGCGTCTGGAGAGCTTCTGTTTATTAAAACCTGACCCCGACCCATCGGGCAGCAGTCTGGTGTTCGTCTGACCCAAACGTCTCCGTGGTGTCGTGCTGCTTCCACAGGTCTACTGAACACGTCGTCACCGTTGACCGTGGTGCTCTTCACTGGTTTGATGCTCACCGTTCTGTCCGTGAGGACTTGTTTATGATGGTTAGGGTTAAGATCTTTTTGCTCTAACGACTAACATCACCTTTAAGTTGAGTTTTGAGCTCAAAACCGGGTTTTATGGCTCAAACTTTCATTAAAGTGTAAATGGCTGAGTTTACCTGTTGGAGGTGTAAGAACGAGGGAAACTTGAGAGCATTGGTTTGTTTTTATTGACAACAAGAGTACATTTAAACACGGTTGCTATGCGTGTTTCACTAGAGAGCCTCTGTGCAGACAGACGCTTCACCTACACGTATAAATACAGTTCAGACACAGACACGGAACATTCAGCAGCATAAAAGTGCCACACGGCTAAACATCACTGCTGCAGCTTTAAATGTAGCTAACGTGTTGCTGGATACAGGAACTTTCACTTCCAGAAGGTTTTATATTAAAGGGCAACATCACGTCTACCTGATCGTCCAGAATAATAAAGCTTTGTAATATTGTAGGTATGCAAAAGAGCCGTTAGTAAAAGTCTAAAGATGAAAATGGTAAgtgcatcatcaacatcatcaacatcatcatcctgCTGCAGAACTGAGTGCTACGTTTCTATCCCAAAGGGCccacgcaccacactttggacACCCGTGGTCTGAACAGATTAAAAACTAGGATCTGTGGTGAATCTCACAAATAGAGGAAAATCCCGACTAACTCGTGTTTGTTGTTCTTTACTCATGCAGAGGCAACGGGGAGCGGATTGTAAAGTAAAATCTAATATTAGGTCACATTTTCCTcctcacaaaaataaaatgtttaatgttACCTTCCACCACATTCATTTAGGAGCTGACTTCAGAATATTCAAACCTAAATGTGCATAATTTCATCAAAatccatgtgtatatatatgtgtgtgtgtgtgtatatatatatatatgtatatatatacacatatatatatatatacacatatatatatatatgtgtatatatatatatatatatatatatatatatatatatatacggtacacatatataaatgtatatatacatatacatttatatatgtgtatatatatacacacacacatatatatatatgtatatatgtgtgtgtgtatatatacatatacatatttatgtgtatatacatatatatatatatatatatatatatatatatatatatatatatatacacagcatatatatatatatatatatatatatatatatatatatatatgtatatatatatatatatatatatatatatgtatatatatatacatatatatatatatatatatatatatatatatatgtgtatatatatgtatatatatatatatatatcagagtccaagcccccaggccgggctctcccagctgaccggcttcagtcttggaccacattacccagcatgcccctcgcggggattccctccatgttgcacctgcgtcaatccatgtctatatatggaagacgccacaccggctcttcactcagtcatcgttccaccatgatccatgatcagagtattccaaagctactacagctaaacctccacctttcctcctcagacctcatccgtcagcctttccagcaccgctctcagccaaccgtatgtgtaataaaagctcttactcccgaacccagtcttcgagtctgacaggatgactgagtccattaatcccgcggagttcgagcaggtgaagagagagatggagcaactggtgaacgagaacgttcagctccacgcccaggtcgaccggcttaacaccagactgaactcccagaccgatctctccatgcagttgtctactgccgtcacggcactccagcagcaggttcatgctctccacctgcaagccctcactcccccgacgggagagccacacttcagtctcccggagaagtggaatggagagacggggagtccagacggtctgctcgctaccctcgagatgcagttcgagtgccacccaggacgcttccccactgcgcgctctcgagtggcacagctcacctccctacTCACCGGACGCGCtgcagagtgggccgctgcgctctataattccaaatcaccggcctgcaatgactacgctgcattcgtggctgccctcagaaagacgtttgttccacccagcagcgaaatgggggcagaggcacgacttctaaaactccgccagaaggagcgctctgtgtgcgcatatgcgtcggagttccgcaccatctccgccaagctgcggtgggatgactctgcctttCGAgctgtcttcttggagggactggcaacttacatccgggatgagatggcgggaaaggagctgccccagaacctggatgaagtggtggatctggcgctgcgcatggatcagcgggttctggttcggcccaagcccttcactcgcccatccagggcgcctgggcCTCTTCCTCgctcccccacgcctgctcccggacccgcttctactgatgagcccatgcaattaggccaccttcctccagaggagagacagcgacggtggcgcgagggtctctgtgcctattgtggctcctcccaccacagacgcctgaattgtccattacgtttgggaaacgaaggaacccactgagtatcggggtcgctcagcctgggtcaccttcagcccccgcctcttcaaatagactccttcttcatgttaccctccttcatggtgaggcctcactccagatgcacgcgctggtggactcgggggctgctgacaattttatggacatggatctggctaagcgcctacggatccccatgacccccttggagagagttgtgccagtgacctcggtggacggtaggcccctccaaccctatccggtccaaaaccgaacccagccactccagatgattgtccaaggccacagagagaccctccagttcctgatcatatgtgctccctcctctcctctaatcctgggatttccctggctccgtctccatgacccccggatttcctggtcccagggccgccttttggaatgggggacccagtgccaggcccacctctctcctcctccatccatgccagacgGCCCGACCGGTGACCCTGGcccaacaccgcccaatctgccactgccctaccgggacctggctgcggtgttcgacaagcggcgcgccaccacactgccgcctcaccgcccgtacgacatggaaatcaagctgcaaccaggaacaagtccaccccgggggcgccttttttctctctctcccgccgagtccagagccatggaggaatatattgaccaggccctccagcagggtttcatccgaccctcgtcgtccccaggtgccgcaggcttcttctttgtgaggaaaaaggagggtgatctccgcccctgtatagattacagaggactgaacaagatcacagtcagagatcgccatcctctgccgctcctcacgtccgccctggatgccatctcccaggcgcggattttcaccaagctggacctccggagcgcctacaacctgatccgtatcaaagctggagatgagtggaagacggcgttcatcacccccaccggtcactgggagtaccaggtgatgcccttcggactgtgcaatagccctgccgttttccaacgcttcatcaatgatgtcctccatgacatgttgggacggtgggtgtttgcctacctggatgacattctgatctactccaagtcagaggccgaacaccaccaccatgttcgcactgtcctgacccggctcctggacaacaacctgttctgtaagcctgaaaagtgctccttccaccagcggtccgtttcattcctgggctacctgatttcggaccaaggtctaactatggaccctcagaaagtccaggcggtgaaggactggcccctaccaaccagcctgaagcaactgcagagttttctgggtttctgcaacttttaccgtcgatttatcaaagactttagcaccattgtagcacctctcacctctctcacccgaccaagccctcctGGTCagccgttccggctcaccccagatgccgttcgggccttccactacctagtcgctcgtttcacatcggctcctatcctgcgccatccggatcaggcagtcccttttgtggtcgaggtcgatgcttcggatgtcggcgccggtgccatcctgtcccaaggcggcccagatgacaggctacatccctgcgcctacttctccaggaagttttccaccacccagcagaagtacggcgtaggggatcgcgagctgctggccataaaatgggcgttggaggaatggaggcagtggcttctgggcaccactcagccgttcaccatctggactgaccaccagaacctaacccacatccggtccgccaagcagctaaatccttgccaggctcgctgggccctcttcttcgaaccctacgagatccatctcgcctatcgccccgggactaaaaaccagaaggcggacaCCCTCTCTCGCCAGTTCAcgcattcagcgcccacgtccgagccggcgcccaccctcccggagcaccgttttgtggcccaccttgggtggccgttggaggaggccatccaaaacgccctccgggaaGACCCAGAGACCCCTgccggtcggctctacgtccccgcggcctgtcgcagtgaggcgttggcctgggcccactcatcacgcctgtctggtcacgcgggcttctctcggactctcaagttcttgaaacgggctctctggtggccacgtatggagagggacgttaaggaattcacgagcgcctgtgacgtctgcgcccgctctaaggcgtccacccaggctccggttggcaccctcagacctcttccggtgcccagccgcccctggtcccatgtggggctggactttgtcacaggtctcccgctggtcaacgacctcgacaccatcctaacggtcactgaccggttttccaaagctgttcacttcatcgccctcccg from Nothobranchius furzeri strain GRZ-AD chromosome 10, NfurGRZ-RIMD1, whole genome shotgun sequence includes the following:
- the LOC107386043 gene encoding palmitoyltransferase ZDHHC12-B — its product is MFRTGLLVRTAFTLLTWVITLILFLSNTDLRRCEERGELLPPALFFLLVTLSVLLYFTVSLMDPGFVLSDTLKTGQGIGEETELMISQPSTPRLRRCGFCLLQQPMRAKHCQTCTRCVRRFDHHCPWMENCVGERNHRWFVVYLLVQLLTLLWAVHIALSGIFPGEKWGLWFQANGVLLVALGFVGIFSVVVLLLLGCHFYLISINCTTWEFMSRHRISYLKDRGAEENPFDRGVFCNLWDFFCVCRTVMWEQVHKKVPDSV